A single region of the Marinobacter nanhaiticus D15-8W genome encodes:
- the rlmN gene encoding 23S rRNA (adenine(2503)-C(2))-methyltransferase RlmN, translating into MTSPNEKTNLLGLPKAKLEAFFESMGEKKFRAKQILQWIHQHGVDDFDQMTNVSKALRDKLKQVAEVRGPDVIYDETSKDGTRKWIMRMDSGNSVETVLIPDGQRGTLCVSSQIGCSLDCTFCSTGKRGFNRNLSAAEIIGQVWVARRAFMPFDNVADRPITNVVMMGMGEPLLNFDNVVDAMDLMMEDLAYGISKRRVTLSTSGVVPALDRLGEVSDVSLAISLHAPNDPLRNELVPLNKKYPIAELLAATRRYQSRLPDKRKVTIEYTVIAGVNDKLEHAHQLAALLKDLPCKINLIPFNPFPESDFRRPKAMATRRFQSILNEAGYVTTVRTTRGDDIDAACGQLVGQFEDRTRRSARYIQVHNVAP; encoded by the coding sequence ATGACATCGCCAAACGAAAAAACCAACCTTCTGGGTCTGCCCAAGGCCAAGCTGGAGGCTTTTTTCGAATCCATGGGCGAAAAGAAATTTCGGGCTAAGCAGATCCTGCAATGGATCCATCAGCACGGAGTGGATGACTTCGATCAAATGACTAACGTCAGCAAGGCGTTACGCGACAAACTTAAACAAGTTGCTGAAGTTCGCGGTCCCGATGTTATTTATGATGAGACGTCGAAGGATGGTACCCGTAAGTGGATCATGCGGATGGATAGCGGCAATAGCGTCGAGACTGTCCTGATCCCGGACGGTCAGCGCGGTACCCTGTGCGTATCGTCGCAGATCGGTTGCAGCCTGGATTGCACCTTCTGTTCTACTGGCAAACGGGGCTTCAATCGCAACCTGTCCGCCGCCGAAATAATCGGTCAGGTCTGGGTGGCGCGCAGAGCGTTCATGCCGTTTGACAATGTTGCCGATCGGCCGATCACCAACGTTGTCATGATGGGCATGGGGGAGCCGCTCCTCAACTTCGACAACGTGGTCGATGCCATGGACCTGATGATGGAAGACCTGGCTTATGGTATTTCCAAACGTCGGGTGACGCTGAGTACATCAGGTGTGGTGCCGGCCCTCGACCGTCTGGGCGAGGTATCCGACGTTTCTCTCGCGATTTCGCTGCATGCGCCCAACGATCCGCTGCGTAACGAGTTGGTTCCGCTCAACAAGAAGTATCCGATCGCCGAGTTGTTGGCGGCAACTCGCCGCTATCAATCACGCCTTCCCGACAAACGTAAGGTGACCATTGAATATACGGTCATTGCGGGCGTCAACGACAAGCTGGAACACGCCCATCAGTTGGCGGCGCTGCTCAAAGATCTGCCGTGCAAGATCAACCTCATTCCGTTTAATCCATTCCCTGAAAGCGATTTCCGTCGGCCCAAGGCCATGGCGACCCGTCGCTTCCAGTCGATATTGAATGAGGCAGGTTATGTCACCACTGTGCGAACGACACGGGGGGATGATATAGATGCGGCTTGCGGTCAGCTCGTTGGTCAGTTCGAAGACCGCACCCGTCGTAGCGCGCGGTATATTCAGGTGCATAACGTCGCACCATAA